Proteins from one bacterium genomic window:
- a CDS encoding ATP-binding protein yields MDRIKPFDIEEQMSVPMQPDQELAVAERAASLARCAGFDTDRVDEIRIAVIEAVINAIEHGNNPEKTVHVSLRLERQPKRLEICISDRGAGFDPERVETPDIHKKMLKGNRKRGWGLSLMRSLMDEVSIQTSEAGSRVVLVKKG; encoded by the coding sequence ATGGACCGCATAAAGCCGTTCGACATAGAGGAGCAGATGAGTGTCCCGATGCAGCCGGACCAGGAGCTGGCCGTGGCCGAGCGCGCCGCCTCGCTGGCCCGCTGCGCCGGGTTCGACACCGACCGGGTGGACGAGATACGGATCGCGGTGATCGAGGCGGTGATAAACGCCATCGAGCACGGGAACAACCCGGAGAAGACGGTCCACGTGTCGCTGCGGCTGGAGCGTCAGCCGAAGCGGCTCGAAATCTGCATCTCCGACCGCGGGGCCGGGTTCGACCCGGAGCGCGTGGAGACGCCGGACATCCACAAGAAGATGCTCAAGGGCAACCGCAAGCGCGGCTGGGGCTTGAGCCTGATGCGCAGCCTGATGGACGAGGTGAGCATCCAGACCTCGGAGGCGGGCTCGCGCGTGGTGCTCGTGAAAAAGGGCTGA